The Episyrphus balteatus chromosome 3, idEpiBalt1.1, whole genome shotgun sequence genome segment CAGTTTAAAAACAACATTTCGGTAGATGCTATGAGAACAGGTAACTTACCAGAtactatttattattattttgatggTGAACAATACATCGATAATATAAGAGTTTACCACGAACGATGTCGAATTGATGTCACAAGTTTATTTCCATGTTTGAATAAAGTATTttcaaacgaaaataaaaatttaatgagtATTTGGATAAACAATGAGTGTCCTGAGTTAAGGTAAGGTCTTGagttaatttctttaaaatttgggATAGAATTTTCAGCTTGGTCAAAATTTTATCCTActctataattaattttaacttattttatttaccACTCAAGTGTCAAAATTTTTCCAAGGTATAAATTTGAAACCAAATTTTAACACACAGCCTAATGCCCGTCGTACACCTAGCGTTCAACGCACTCAAcgaatttaacaaattaattataaaaaaacgacGGCACTATACGtatactttttaattatttcatttaGCAACGATGTCCAACTGTCCAAAACTCGTTGTTTGAATATAATTGAAAGCACCATCAATTAgaatttaaggttttaaatttGCGTTGAATGCGTTGAGAGCTAGGTGTTCGATGGGCATAAggtagatataaataaaaaataaattttacttaacaGAGCTACTGGTGAAAAATCATATGAACTTCTTGCCAATTTCATGCAAGTATCACATCTTCGATCTAATGCCGAAATACGAAATATTGAGAAACTCTCACATTCAATGTTAACAATTCAAAAGCACACCGAACGTTTGGAGAGACGAACTTTTGTCGATGTGGCAAATAACattggaaaaatattcaaatatattacttttgaaaaatatgatgtTCAATTTTCTATTCCATTGGCTGAACAAAATATACAAATGGATCAACTTGTGAGTATAGCTCATGTAAAACTAAAGAATAGCGTTTCCTAGGTGTATTCTTCAAGCGATCATAACTATCCACCAGACTTCATATATATTGTCAATGGTCTCTTACATTCTAAGGATTCGAGAGCACTCATGAAAATATTGACCACACTATTCTTACGACTTATGACGAGTCGCTGACTCCTAAAAACTCCGAAAACAACTTATTAGCGCTCTTtagttataagcgtttgaagaaTACCGACCCTAACTTATGATCGCTTACTACGAAAAATTGATTCATGTGCCTCTTTCTAAATGGccatattatattttgtttttctttttttttttaatagaaatggGAAGACATGGATTTATCAAGAGCAGAAACTTATGTCTTAAACGTAAACGAAAAAACCTCTGCACTTTGGAACACTGTAGAACCAGGATTaaaatatcttttgaaaatagCTCAACAGATTGCGCTAGCAGAAAATCTCGGACAACATTGTATAATAATTAAGGATACGAGTTTacttcaaaattatcaaaatcaaGAGATGATTAAAGAGGCCATTATTGAAGATGATGGAATCAACAAAGAAGCGGTAATattgaattaatattttcaaatacttTTTATACCAGTCAGATAAGGCTGAAGTTGGTATTCGTTAAGCgcctataacttgaaaaccgaattcagcacaccgaattATGCTATAACAGTGTTTTTTTACTGACTGGTATAAATAGAATTTTATGGTTTATAAGATATTTTTCTGATAATGCTTGAATTCCACAGAACTGgaagaataaaaatttcttaaatcaaattataaatgttTGCAATGAAATGGAGATAATGCTTTTTATAAACTATCATAGTGAGCTGCCATTACCACCTAAAAATGCAACTATAATTAAATGCCGGAAGTGTACAGAAAATGATAATTCTGATTTAATTTATGTTCCGGAAAGTTTGAAGTCAATGAACTTGCAAGAATTTATCGAGTTAGTTGTTCCACCAAATACTCGAAAGTAAGCCCCTGctgtataaaataaatatatagttttttttaattataataaacttTGAATATAAAATAGATATTAGCGCGAAATTTTAAACGATTGAGTAaaatgctaaagccattttagtaatttactaaGGTAAAATTCGGTCTTTGTTATTGGCTTTAGCATtttacaaaatagttaaaatttttcgccattttctttttaaatttttagagattaattttttataataatttatttatatttttattattaatttataaaaagaaaccTCAAGAAAACTCATCAGTAATTcattttcacaataaaaataaatgaaatttttataatgaacaaaacatatttaaatttgaaatttcaattactTGAGCCATTTAAGAGAAATATAGAAATTAAATGGTTCTGTGACGGACACCGTTAGTTAATCAGCTCTATCGAGGTATCCATTGGGAAAAAGTTCTGAAACGATAGTCCATTCCGATTGGAAATTAGATTTCGTTTGAGGAATTTTCGaaccaaataaaatgcacgactgggtcctACGAACTCATTCTTAGAACTCAAGATtttgtatatacaaatttaGTAAATGcatatgaaaacaaatttttaaaacctaaaattcgttcttcaaatgaaaaaaaaaaacaaaattttaaatgaaactgAGCTCCAAAAACAGTATGaactttaatttcttttattaagatgcatttttagaaaaaaataatttcaaaatctttagagccgttcttataaaaaactaattttttgaaacaaaaaaaaaaattaaataaagttggtatgccatttgtAGCAACTACTTATCAacacttaaaactaaaatttcaaaaaattcataggaaccgtttttaaaaatttgatttttcaaaaaaaaattttttttaatccaaaaatctaatttttgaaaaatttaatttacattCAGGCAATATAAAagcttttacataaaaaaaattcttggaaaTTGAACCAGTAATATGGGAGATAGTCAGAAATTCATAAAACGTTTTTAagaatattaaacttttctaaaatttgtataatatgtctggtaccgttatttttggaccAAACAAATTAATTGCAGTGATCAAGAtaataacaatcagacatgacattatgatgatagagaatgcaaacAAATGGgccccggaagtccgtctgtttgtctgtcagtctgtctgtataaggaggctatagcctaaacggatagaccgatcgacatcaaacttggtatgtagcatttttgaAGACTCTCTAGAGGGGTTTTcggaattaatttgtttggaccaaaaataacggtacctgtgatataccaatttaatttcggaaaagttcaattttttcaaaaactactccaacaattttgttaaaaaaaattcaagtgttagtttttagACGAGCtctatttatttatacaaattttacacATGTATGTGTTATGTACAGGAAtacaatttcgaaaaaagtacctaacttttggattgaaaaaaatttgaattttttttttttttgaaaattcaaaatttttgaaaacgggacattgattttttttttggaaatttcggtTTTTGATGTTGATTAGTGGTTTCTACAAAAagacataccaattttattttaaaactttttttccaaaaaaatgatttatagaaaaatagtttaaaaaaaaaacggctttaccgattttgaaaatttgttttctaatatatttgcatcttaaaaaaacaaatcaaactaCAAACTttgttttggagctcaattggatttcagatgttgttttattcctttgaaaaacgaatttcatgttattttaaggcttggccacaccggagggtatgcggtagaggtagaggtatgaaaaaaattccacatctgaacgttgatatgtcagatgtggaatttttttcatacaaatatcgttaccgctacccgtacctctaccgcataccctccggtgtggtcaagcctttaaggcttggccacaccggagggtacgcggtagcggtaagggtagcggcaacgatatttgtattaaaaaaattccacacccgaacgttgatgtgtcagtttggaattttttccatacaaatacccgtaccgttacctgtacctctaccgcgtaccctccggtgtggccaagcctttaatctacattgggcacgttcaggaaatattagggactagatatttaggtaacgtcattttctgaacggaaatttgagcaaattgactaaattagtttggttACGCCATTAGtatcaaatttcgaaatttacttgagaattttagaGATCGCATGTGGCAGAcaccaaataataataaataaataatattaattataaccgataatgcacttttaacttgtttttcacacaaataaattcaatttttctaacgaaattctgtaattaaaaacaatcagctgtcatgttgacaaaaaaaactttcctagatttttaggtaaaattttcttgcctaatttTCCAGTTAGCTTTTTTATTCCGCagaatctgaagtttggtgttaatgggcacgttcaggaaatattagggactagatatttaggcaacgtcattttctgaacggaaatttgagcaaattgactaaattagtttggattagatgctattgtcaaatttcgaaatttatttaagaattttaccggtcgcatgggtaagacaccaaatttcacttaactgtaatgaataaataaaattaattataaccgataatgcactttttagttgtttttcgcacaaataaatttaattttgctaaattaattctttaattaaaaacaaactgctgtcatgttgacaaaaaaactttcctaaatgtttagggaaaatttttttgcctaactttccagtcagctttccaacaaaattacctaaattggaaggattttttttgacagctgaccaatcagagaccgagaaattacctaaatatttagtccctaacgtttctgaacctgacCAATGTATTGGTTGAGTTTGAAATGTGtcacatatacagggtgtccggtagaaaatggataagccggaAATgactgataggtgcacttttgactgttctgaaaccaaatagaaaaagtttctatcgcaaccagtttagaaaatattagctttttttcgttcagtgtactttaaatttcttcatcttacgttttctttaaccacaaccacgaatgaatgaattttataaatttcttatttttataattttatacaatgcatcttttctttaaaaaaaattttgaaatttgtttttcgatgcaaaatgtaaaaaaaaatattttatgaacattttcaaacacctgtggtataaaaaaaaatccataggaacgtaggtggccaacttttttaaaaatatgcgcgtccaaaggggattgcagaatggtaaaagtttttatcaaatctagagttactaggaagttattggtaccaaagtccaaaaaaagcctattaatttaataaattattttgactgtaaaatcttaagtttttcacattgctgccacaaatgcatggattccatcagtttttttaatcagtcatattttacaataattcttctcaCACATAGCTATTAAAAAagcgttataaccgttgaacaatggctataaaaaaaataatttgattatttttttaatgcaaagtagaaaaaaaaatatttgtttggtcAGTTTAAGCATGGGCATACAATTGTGCATCGGGACagctttttttgagttttgacttcttaatgatctcgttttaaagaaaaattgatattttcggTACCGTTGGCCCAATGCAACCTCATGAAAAATATTGCAATGTTTTCGAATTTGTGTTCAATTCCCAATCTTATTGGGCTACGAAAAACATCCAATATTTGttagatgcaatttaatttacagttaatattgttagccacttcttattttatcttttaaactggttatcagcaaattagaaaacaaatatttttttctactttgcattaaaaaaaaagttaaattattttttttaatagccattgttcaacggttataacacttttttaatagttatgtgtaagaagaatgattgtaaaatatgactgattaaaaaaactgatggaatccatgcatttgtggcagcaatgtgaaaaacttaagattttacagtcaaaataatttattaaattaataggctttttttggactttggtaccaataacttcctagtaactctagatttgataaaaacttttaccattctgcaatcccctttggacgtgcatattttttaaaaaagttggccacctacgttcctatggattttttttataccacaggtgtttgaaaatgttcataaaatatttttttttacattttgcatcgaaaaacaaatttcaaaatttttttaaagaaaagatgcaacagttttaaaaacttttaacttcttatgtagtgagccaattattgtataaaattataaaaataagaaatttataaaattcattcattcgtggttgtggttaaagaaaacgtaagatgaagaaatttaaagtacactgaacgaaaaaaagctagtattttctaaactggttgcgatagaaactttttctatttggtttcagaacagtcaaaagtgcacctatcagtcATTtccggcttatccattttctaccggacaccctgtatgtgtattcgcgccaaattccatttgtttttgttttttgtgtcaAGTGTGACATctgacatttaaatctatgaatgtgtgagtgattctgcttctgattctgtttttaaccagaagagaaattctctttttttcagaatcagaactgtcagtattgcccaattgaacgcattcagattgcttttttttgcttccagattgccaatgggcacgttcaaagagctaacataaagctatcggatagctttttgttgttgtaaacaatgttaaaaattagcaaggaaacgaaccattttctgtcaaaaaataatctgaaggtatcccagaatttctggtatacctcaggtatccgagtgatcagctgatatacatttggcttttttttattttgattatttttcgggcgattattcagcttcaaaataaaaaaaaattgcaagaaataaagtcaaagcgattgtgcaagtactattcaacaataaaaaaaatgtaatttgctcaaaagaaaaagtttcctcttctcaatatttacatatttttttagtagctgcttgggcaagctatctggatacctctttgttcaaaaagatattccagatacgggtatctcatgtcgaattcctttcaattgaaaaatcgaatttttggcgatctcgaagcgaattttttctgaaaatcatgttccatagaaaaaaaattcgcctcaaacgaagcagaattcgaattttttttaatccctcttttttgagagatttacacggatttgcacacacacttggaacatttgacatttctcaaacgtcaagctgaaagttttcttcgtgttgtttgtttatttgagaacatcaacttcaaataaagagtaaattttaattgaatatcgtatttttattgcggaaaaatatgaaataaataaaaaaaaaaaaacaatgtgcgatcaaaatatatttattcctggcatagttcttgtgaaaaattaaaattactgtgacttttctcctcgtaattgtcgtcagaaaattttttctctgtaaaaccacagcatacggccaaaataattaaccttctacttcatcttcactcagatcttaataataactgcaaattccctttgattctgattaaaataaatctatgtatattaccgaagaaaataaacaaaattattgatcaaaggaatctctggttttattttgcagaaattgttttggtttcagcttgacgttcgtgtaaaaattgttgtcaaatgacacacatacaatcgcaaaaagaattccccttcaagcaaacaggtccgacctcggtccgaatccgctccgcctgaggcggagctgagtccgacttcggatcagaaactggtccgaaggcggctcaaattagtatggaaattataatcaccgcgaagtcgattgcatatgtattggtgtggtgaaaatctccattccgagaaaacggagccgaaggcggacctgagtcggagcagcgaaaacctaccagaaagaggaataaaaaagggatgacgtttcgcatttgcgaccaaaaaaagaactagatttttttttttcactgaaactgttttttttttatttaattttggcaaacgaaattttcacaatatatacaatataaaatagaatacatttttttcattttattttatttgttgttgctgctgttgttggtgtttctttagatgcccaatcgcatgtttcaccttctgcctttttcttcatcattagagattacatctacaacacaaacagaaacacatcattttaatccaaacactttgagcgatatatacaacatacctttttttgtttccatattgttaatagtttgatataattgtttataattacacttatattttattaacaacgacacgagacacgacgcgactaaacacttcaacaaaaaataacaaaatgacgcttttgctcttgttggctacccttcaagcaaacaggtccgacctcggtccgaatccgctccgcctgaggcggagctgagtccgacttcggatcagaaactggtccgaaggcggctcaaattagtatggaaattataatcaccgcgaagtcgattgcatatgtattgatGTGGTGAatatctccattccgagaaaatggagccgaaggcggacctgagtcggagcagcgaaaacctaccagaaagaggaataaaaaagggatgaagTATCGCATTCGCgaccaaaaaaaagaacaagatttattttttttttcactgaaactgttttattttttatttaattttggcaaacgaaattttcacaatataaaatacaatacatttttttcattttattttatttgttgttgctgctgttgttggtgtttttttagatgcccaatcgcatgtttcaccttctgcctttttcttcatcattagtcaactattacatgaagcctcaagaggcttgactcttttttcgaattttcttttgataatcattctgtgaggcgcgtactattacacgatgcctcttgagtcaaagactcaaatttgacatttctcttttgatttaagtattgttgttgttgtattccaccaagaagcaaaaagaaatgaaagggaatgttgaaaaaagaaagagtggaaaaagaaacgtcaaaaaagagtctcagaattttggcccacgactctccggtcggataattttttgttttatcttctttctcttttgcactcattagttttgaaaagaggcgcgcctcttgaggcttcatgtaatagctgacttagagattacatctacataacaagaagaaacaacattttaacccaaacactttgagcgatatatacaacatacctttttttgtttccatattgtttataatttgatattgtttataattatactaatattataataacaacgagacacgacgcgacgcgactatacacttcaacgaaacataacaaaatgacgcttttgctcttgttggctatgtctgtttcacttttttttccatttctcactttccaccacgattctcgttcgactttgtgttcatacacaaaaagttgcaagtgtgtgagtgcaaccccgcttttctcggtcggaggtcggactgtcttttctggactccgttttcttgcttgaagggtatgtctgtctacttttttttccttttctcagttttcacctcgattctcttagactttgtgttcatacacaaaaagttgcaagtgtgtgagtgcaaccccgcttatctcggtcggaggtcggactgtcttttctggactccgttttcttgcttgaagggtcggtctgttttcatgttcctttttaagaccaaaaattcgatttttttgaggcgattcaaaaaattgaaaggaattcgacatcagatagcctatccgataggtgtttgaacgtgcccaattaaaaacgccatagaGTGTGCATTTTATTCTTTACGGTCGACGgcttgtcatttttttgaaaaaaattatggcgtttttaattggcaatctggaagcaaaaaaagcaatctgaaagcgttcaattgggcaaaactgacagttctgattctgaaaaaaagagaatttctcttctggttttaaaaacagaatcagaagcagaatcgcTCACAcattaggggggttcacattgaccaacttaccggacagaccgattgtcatttggcctgatggctgaattatatttttcgttcacactcatcagacaattttcatcaaaacccatttttcatcttatttttaatgtatctttcacctattctgctctcaaattcaagagaatggattatcactgtctgccggacagacatgtcgttcaattgactaacatgtccgtccgaccaccaaaaaatcaaaattttttgaaaaccatccggcaaaccggacaggtcgtcggatgggtgttcacactatcaaaacagcatcagatcagaccaaacggcggctggtctgtccggtaagttagtcaatgtgaacccccttATTCATAGAGGAGcacaaaatgtttgcagcataaaaacaaatgaaatttggcgCGAATACATGTATATGTGACACAAGTCAAAGTCAACCAATACATTCATACCAAACatcagattcttcggaataaaaaaaaactgttcaattgggattccgaatcgaagaacaattccggattgccaattaaaaacgccattataTGACGGatcatatattttttggaaaaatatgactGATATGAATCCGA includes the following:
- the LOC129917016 gene encoding protein ORD-like, translating into MRTGNLPDTIYYYFDGEQYIDNIRVYHERCRIDVTSLFPCLNKVFSNENKNLMSIWINNECPELRATGEKSYELLANFMQVSHLRSNAEIRNIEKLSHSMLTIQKHTERLERRTFVDVANNIGKIFKYITFEKYDVQFSIPLAEQNIQMDQLKWEDMDLSRAETYVLNVNEKTSALWNTVEPGLKYLLKIAQQIALAENLGQHCIIIKDTSLLQNYQNQEMIKEAIIEDDGINKEANWKNKNFLNQIINVCNEMEIMLFINYHSELPLPPKNATIIKCRKCTENDNSDLIYVPESLKSMNLQEFIELVVPPNTRK